The following proteins come from a genomic window of Cervus canadensis isolate Bull #8, Minnesota chromosome 3, ASM1932006v1, whole genome shotgun sequence:
- the LOC122438010 gene encoding olfactory receptor 140-like — protein MDPMSPHNMTKFVLLGLTQNPHLQKILFIVFLFILLFTVLANLLIVITISLSPTLSAPMYFFLTHLSFLDASLTSVTTPKLIIDLLYQRTTISWGACLTQLFMEHFLAGSEVTILIVMAYDRYVAICKPLRYTTIMRQGLCRLLVVVVWTGGILHATVQILFTMDLIFCGPNVIDHFMCDFFSLLELACNSTYRLGIVVAANTGGMCLLIFSMLLVSYAVILSSLKSHGSEGRRKALSTCAAHFTVVVMSFVPCIFTYTRPVAVYPTDKWVTVFFAILTPMFNPIIYTVRNIEVKTAIRNLLKRGVI, from the coding sequence ATGGATCCCATGTCTCCTCACAACATGACCAAATTTGTTCTTCTGGGACTCACACAGAATCCACATTTGCAGAAAATACTCTTCAttgtctttttgttcattttgctaTTCACAGTGCTGGCCAACCTGCTAATTGTCATCACCATCTCCCTCAGCCCCACACTTTCTGCCCCTATGTACTTCTTCCTTACTCACTTATCCTTCCTAGATGCCTCCTTGACCTCTGTCACCACGCCCAAATTGATAATTGATCTGCTGTACCAGAGGACAACCATCTCCTGGGGTGCCTGCCTGACTCAGCTGTTTATGGAACATTTCCTGGCGGGATCAGAGGTCACCATCCTCATtgtcatggcctatgaccgctacgtggccatctgcaagcctctGCGCTACACGACCATCATGCGACAGGGGCTCTGCCggctcctggtggtggtggtctgGACTGGggggatcctgcatgccactgtGCAGATTCTTTTCACCATGGACTTGATCTTCTGTGGTCCCAATGTCATTGACCACTTCATGTGTGATTTTTTCTCACTGTTGGAACTTGCGTGCAATAGTACCTATAGGCTTGGAATTGTGGTGGCAGCTAACACAGGGGGGATGTGCTTGCTTATTTTTTCCATGCTGCTCGTCTCCTACGCAGTCATCCTGAGCTCCCTGAAATCCCATGGCTCTGAAGGACGACGTAAAGCCCTCTCTACATGTGCTGCCCACTTCACAGTAGTGGTAATGTCTTTTGTCCCTTGCATATTCACCTACACGCGTCCTGTGGCTGTGTACCCTACAGACAAGTGGGTGACTGTGTTCTTTGCAATCCTCACTCCTATGTTTAATCCTATCATTTATACAGTGAGAAACATAGAGGTGAAAACTGCCATAAGGAATTTGTTGAAGAGGGGAGTAATTTAG
- the LOC122438009 gene encoding olfactory receptor 140-like has translation MEPLTSPNNMTKFLLLGLTQNPQLQKILFVVLLPIFLFTVLANLLIVITISLSPTLSAPMYFFLTHLSFIDAIFTSVTTPKLITDLLHQRRTISWGGCLTQLFVEHFLGGVEVIVLIVMAYDRYVAICKPLHYATIMQQGLCKLLAVVAWIGGTLHATVQILFTVDLTFCGSNVIDHFMCDFFSLLKLACSHTYTLGMVVAANTGGMCLLIFLLLLISYIVILSCLKSHGSKGRRKALSTCGSHFTVVVLFFVPCIFTHMRPVATYPADKWVTVFYAILCPMLNPIIYTVRNAEVKVAMRNLLKRRVT, from the coding sequence ATGGAGCCCCTCACATCTCCCAACAACATGACTAAATTTCTTCTCTTGGGACTCACACAAAATCCACAACTGCAGAAAATACTCTTTGTTgtccttttgcccattttcctattCACTGTGCTAGCCAACCTGCTCATTGTCATCACCATCTCCCTCAGCCCCACACTTTCAGCtcccatgtacttctttctcaCTCACTTGTCCTTCATAGATGCCATCTTCACCTCTGTCACCACGCCCAAACTGATCACTGACCTGCTGCACCAGAGGAGAACCATCTCCTGGGGTGGCTGCCTGACTCAGCTCTTTGTGGAGCACTTCCTGGGAGGAGTAGAGGTTATTGTCCTCATtgtcatggcctatgaccgctacgtggccatctgcaagcctctGCACTATGCGACCATCATGCAACAGGGGCTCTGCAAGCTCCTGGCGGTGGTGGCTTGGATCGGGGGGACCCTGCATGCCACTGTGCAGATTCTTTTCACGGTAGACTTGACCTTCTGTGGCTCAAATGTCATTGATCACTTTATGTGTGATTTCTTCTCATTATTAAAACTTGCCTGTAGCCACACCTACACTCTTGGAATGGTGGTGGCAGCTAACACAGGGGGCATGTGCTTGCTCATTTTTCTCCTGCTCCTCATCTCCTACATAGTCATCCTGAGCTGCCTGAAGTCCCATGGCTCTAAAGGACGACGCAAAGCCCTCTCCACATGTGGCTCCCACTTTACAGTAGTGGTGCTTTTTTTTGTCCCTTGTATATTCACCCACATGCGTCCTGTGGCCACTTACCCTGCAGACAAGTGGGTGACCGTGTTCTATGCAATCCTATGTCCCATGTTAAATCCTATCATTTATACAGTGAGGAATGCAGAGGTGAAGGTTGCCATGAGGAATTTGCTAAAGAGGAGAGTCACTTAG